From the genome of Phyllostomus discolor isolate MPI-MPIP mPhyDis1 chromosome 12, mPhyDis1.pri.v3, whole genome shotgun sequence, one region includes:
- the MON1B gene encoding vacuolar fusion protein MON1 homolog B isoform X1, with translation MEAGEDTAAPAPGDAENLEDTQFPSEEAGDGGGVHEDPTDLGDGSLEETGSGTNDKPPSLLSSLPQSESPSCNCELWDPSASENSPTGDPESGSGGQGGDPSDEDWRSKRKHVFVLSEAGKPIYSRYGSVEALSTTMGVMTALVSFVQSAGDVIRAIYAEDHKLVFLQQGPLLLVAVSRTPQSAAQLRRELLAVHAQIVSTLTRASVARIFARKQNYDLRRLLAGSESTLDRLLDSVERDPGALLLGAVRCVPLARPLREALGALLRRCTAPGLALSVLAVGGQLVTAAQERSVLAECRLDPADLQLLLNWVSAPAFAAGEAWAPVCLPRFNPDGFFYAYVARLDAMPVCLLLLGTDPEAFHDMATCRRLVEDGMHNLGAMRTLGEAASFSNAPSANAPSYSVQAVGAPGLWHFLYKPLDIPDHHRQLPQFTSPELEAPYSREEERQRLSDLYHRLHARLHSTSRPLRLIYHVAEKETLLAWVTSKFELYTCLSPLVTKAGAILVVTKLLRWVKKEEDRLFIRYPPKYSTPPAASSASIDQASHNGLFSGP, from the exons ATGGAGGCCGGAGAAGAcactgctgccccagcccccggggACGCAGAGAACTTGGAGGACACGCAGTTTCCCAGTGAGGAAGCAGGAGACGGCGGAGGGGTTCACGAGGACCCAACAGATCTCGGAGATGGGAGCCTGGAGGAAACAG GATCCGGAACCAATGACAAGCCACCCAGCCTTCTGTCATCGCTGCCCCAGTCAGAGTCCCCTTCATGTAATTGTGAGCTCTGGGATCCTTCAGCCTCTGAGAATAGTCCCACAGGTGACCCTGAGAGTGGCTCTGGGGGCCAGGGCGGAGACCCCAGTGATGAGGACTGGCGCAGCAAGCGGAAGCATGTGTTTGTGCTGAGCGAGGCAGGCAAGCCCATCTACTCGAGGTATGGTAGTGTGGAGGCACTGTCGACCACCATGGGCGTGATGACAGCCCTCGTGTCCTTCGTGCAGAGTGCAGGAGACGTCATCCGCGCCATCTATGCTG AGGACCACAAGCTGGTGTTCCTACAGCAGGGCCCACTGCTGCTGGTGGCTGTGTCAAGGACTCCTCAGTCAGCAGCCCAGCTTCGGAGGGAGCTGCTAGCCGTGCACGCACAGATTGTGAGCACACTGACCCGTGCAAGCGTGGCCCGCATCTTCGCCCGCAAGCAGAACTACGACCTCCGCCGCCTGCTGGCTGGCTCAGAGAGCACTCTAGACCGGCTTCTGGACAGTGTGGAGCGAGACCCAGGTGCCCTGCTCCTGGGCGCCGTGCGCTGTGTGCCCCTTGCTCGTCCGCTGCGGGAAGCACTGGGTGCACTGCTCCGACGTTGCACAGCACCTGGCCTGGCACTGTCCGTGCTGGCAGTGGGTGGTCAACTGGTGACAGCGGCCCAGGAGCGGAGTGTGCTGGCTGAGTGCCGGCTGGACCCAGCCGACCTGCAGTTGCTGCTCAACTGGGTCAGTGCCCCGGCCTTTGCAGCTGGGGAGGCATGGGCACCTGTGTGCCTGCCCCGCTTCAACCCTGATGGTTTCTTCTACGCCTATGTGGCCCGCCTGGACGCCATGcctgtctgcctgctgctgcttgGCACCGACCCTGAGGCCTTTCATGACATGGCCACCTGCCGGCGCCTGGTGGAAGATGGCATGCACAACCTTGGTGCCATGCGTACTCTTGGGGAGGCTGCCAGCTTCTCTAATGCCCCATCAGCCAATGCCCCTTCCTACAGTGTGCAGGCTGTGGGGGCACCTGGCCTCTGGCACTTCCTCTACAAGCCACTGGACATCCCTGACCATCACCGCCAGCTACCCCAGTTTACCAG CCCCGAGCTAGAGGCCCCATACAGCAGAGAGGAGGAACGGCAGCGCCTGTCGGACCTGTACCACCGCCTGCACGCACGCCTCCATAGCACCTCCCGGCCCCTCCGCCTCATCTACCATGTGGCTGAGAAGGAGACGTTGCTGGCCTGG GTGACCTCCAAATTTGAGCTCTATACCTGCCTCAGCCCCCTGGTGACCAAGGCAGGTGCCATCTTGGTAGTGACCAAACTCCTGCGCTgggtgaagaaggaggaggatcGGCTCTTCATCCGTTACCCACCCAAGTACTCCACACCCCCCGCAGCCTCATCTGCCTCCATAGACCAAGCGTCCCACAATGGCTTGTTCAGTGGACCATGA
- the MON1B gene encoding vacuolar fusion protein MON1 homolog B isoform X2, which translates to MEAGEDTAAPAPGDAENLEDTQFPSEEAGDGGGVHEDPTDLGDGSLEETEDHKLVFLQQGPLLLVAVSRTPQSAAQLRRELLAVHAQIVSTLTRASVARIFARKQNYDLRRLLAGSESTLDRLLDSVERDPGALLLGAVRCVPLARPLREALGALLRRCTAPGLALSVLAVGGQLVTAAQERSVLAECRLDPADLQLLLNWVSAPAFAAGEAWAPVCLPRFNPDGFFYAYVARLDAMPVCLLLLGTDPEAFHDMATCRRLVEDGMHNLGAMRTLGEAASFSNAPSANAPSYSVQAVGAPGLWHFLYKPLDIPDHHRQLPQFTSPELEAPYSREEERQRLSDLYHRLHARLHSTSRPLRLIYHVAEKETLLAWVTSKFELYTCLSPLVTKAGAILVVTKLLRWVKKEEDRLFIRYPPKYSTPPAASSASIDQASHNGLFSGP; encoded by the exons ATGGAGGCCGGAGAAGAcactgctgccccagcccccggggACGCAGAGAACTTGGAGGACACGCAGTTTCCCAGTGAGGAAGCAGGAGACGGCGGAGGGGTTCACGAGGACCCAACAGATCTCGGAGATGGGAGCCTGGAGGAAACAG AGGACCACAAGCTGGTGTTCCTACAGCAGGGCCCACTGCTGCTGGTGGCTGTGTCAAGGACTCCTCAGTCAGCAGCCCAGCTTCGGAGGGAGCTGCTAGCCGTGCACGCACAGATTGTGAGCACACTGACCCGTGCAAGCGTGGCCCGCATCTTCGCCCGCAAGCAGAACTACGACCTCCGCCGCCTGCTGGCTGGCTCAGAGAGCACTCTAGACCGGCTTCTGGACAGTGTGGAGCGAGACCCAGGTGCCCTGCTCCTGGGCGCCGTGCGCTGTGTGCCCCTTGCTCGTCCGCTGCGGGAAGCACTGGGTGCACTGCTCCGACGTTGCACAGCACCTGGCCTGGCACTGTCCGTGCTGGCAGTGGGTGGTCAACTGGTGACAGCGGCCCAGGAGCGGAGTGTGCTGGCTGAGTGCCGGCTGGACCCAGCCGACCTGCAGTTGCTGCTCAACTGGGTCAGTGCCCCGGCCTTTGCAGCTGGGGAGGCATGGGCACCTGTGTGCCTGCCCCGCTTCAACCCTGATGGTTTCTTCTACGCCTATGTGGCCCGCCTGGACGCCATGcctgtctgcctgctgctgcttgGCACCGACCCTGAGGCCTTTCATGACATGGCCACCTGCCGGCGCCTGGTGGAAGATGGCATGCACAACCTTGGTGCCATGCGTACTCTTGGGGAGGCTGCCAGCTTCTCTAATGCCCCATCAGCCAATGCCCCTTCCTACAGTGTGCAGGCTGTGGGGGCACCTGGCCTCTGGCACTTCCTCTACAAGCCACTGGACATCCCTGACCATCACCGCCAGCTACCCCAGTTTACCAG CCCCGAGCTAGAGGCCCCATACAGCAGAGAGGAGGAACGGCAGCGCCTGTCGGACCTGTACCACCGCCTGCACGCACGCCTCCATAGCACCTCCCGGCCCCTCCGCCTCATCTACCATGTGGCTGAGAAGGAGACGTTGCTGGCCTGG GTGACCTCCAAATTTGAGCTCTATACCTGCCTCAGCCCCCTGGTGACCAAGGCAGGTGCCATCTTGGTAGTGACCAAACTCCTGCGCTgggtgaagaaggaggaggatcGGCTCTTCATCCGTTACCCACCCAAGTACTCCACACCCCCCGCAGCCTCATCTGCCTCCATAGACCAAGCGTCCCACAATGGCTTGTTCAGTGGACCATGA